The region TCCGTGAGCTTTGGATGCTCATGACCCTGTCGCCAGTGATATATCTGCACTCTTCAGGTGTCACTGCAACCAGCCCATCAGTGTTATACACCTCACCTgttagtggttttaatcttgtggctgattggtgtacgTTACCGCTGCTTCAACCTACTGCTACTacgaatattaataataacaataattccTTATCTCCTTCTGCTTTAGTAAGAGCAGTAGTGCTGACACTGTCGTGTGGTTGTATCCTAACAGGCCCGGCTGGAGGTCCCTCGTAACTAAAGTGGTGTTGAATAAGGACAAGGGGACGTGGTGTGGTTCAGACAGAATGGTCAAGCTCCTCTATTTGGAGCAGGGCATCACTGTGGGCATCTGGCAGGTATCGGTGGAACAGAAGTATATTCATGATAATTACAGTATGATGTTTTTATTGAAACATTATTATGAATAAGAGCTGCACTGTAAACATCATAAACTCATTGCTGCGTAATGTTTCAGGAGCAGAGGGAAATAGCCTTTGTCTTGGCAAACTTACATCATCACCAGCTGGTGGAGAGAAGTCTCCTGGGCTCATCCACTATGtaaggggtttttttttgttttattttttgaccTGAATGATCATTTCTTGGGTGATTTTCTTGTGAAAATCTTGAAAGCTGTTCAAATGTAAAGGCTCTCTCATCACTGCTAAAGGTTACAACTAGGGATGCAGAGATTTGGGAATTATGATGATAATAACTGATAAGATAATGTAGGACAGACCTGCTCATATCAATATGTAACCTTTTAGGAAATGGGACATTATTTCTGAACCATCACAAATGCAGTAAAAAGAATCAAATGCAGGTTTTTAGGGCAATAACCTAGTGCTGCCTCCACACTCCGCTCTATCTATAATCTTCAAACATCGTCTTAAATTATTGGTCAGATACTGATAATTTTCCCTGTcgtaggcgtgtgtgtgtgtgtgtgtgtgtgtgtgtgtgtgtgtgtgtgataaattGCCTGCAGTGCATCTAGATTGGTTGTATGACGACTCCATCTTCTGGTGAGAGCGAACACTGTctatgcatacacacacacacacacacacacacactcacacagagagagagagagagagaaacatgcaCAGCCCTGTCTCCTTGGTTTCAGGGAATGTGAAATAGTCGTGCATTAATTTTGTGGAGGTTTATCTGACATTAATAAAAACTATTGCTACTTTTAACAAAATCTTACCCTGACCCTTGTCCTGACACTAAGCCTAAGACTTACTTTATCACTAATTTTACCACAGCCCCAACCTCAAGTCTATGATTCAAGCCTTAAGACTATAGCCCTAATCTTTCTCTAAATTGAATGCATGTcttcacattaaaatgtaatgattatgCTGTGGGGACATGATTTTTTCTCATAAGGAATTTAATTGTGTTAAACAGTAAatatcattacacacacacacagttcagtaATCATTTCTGTCTGAGGACCTAATCGGCCTGTCCGGCTCATTCCACTTTCCACTTTCCTCCAGATTTTACGTCCGTAATTTGAGATTTTCCGTTTACAGCAGCTACATATGTGAGTGATTTTAGAGAGCAACCTAGAGACATAACTGAAATATCAACTGGTTTGTAATAGTCCAGTCTACACAGTGTAAATTATTGAACAAACTATCGGTTATAAAACAGCAGGTGATTTGAGCCTTCTGTTGTAAGTATCTGAAAGACTGTTGTAGTTGTGTGGCCTGTTTAAAGCCATTGATTACTAAACAGACCATCAGAATTATCAGTAACTTGCTCAATATCTAATATAATCAATATTGTCACACCTAGTGCTTATATTATTTTCCAGGCAGCATCACCCAGCCGAGCGTGTGGCCTCCTTCGACGATGTGGACCCGGAGTACGGTCTCCATGGATACACTGCTCACTTTGAGCTGCACAACACTGTGGAGAGCATCACATCTGCACGCTTCAGCCAGATGTTCTGCAGGAAAGGTTCATACggttatttttaatttagaatttaaaaaaaaaaattaaatcaccTCTGCATGTGTACATTTCTCCTTTGTTCCCAAATTTCGACTAAAGTAGATTTATTAACGTGCACTGACCACTCATTGCGCCTCTGCAGCAGCAGCCTTGGGATCTGGGTGGGTTTGAATCCTTACACAAATTAACGTGGATACAAATCAGCTGCTTGCGCTAAAGCAGGTATTTTTATAGATTTCTGAGTGTAAATAAGTGAACACATCCACAGCTACAAAGAGGACACCTGCAGTTTAATGGTttttgatgatggtgatgatgatctTCTACAGAGCTTTAGATGTGAAAGGCCCTTTACATTCTCTAGAACATTAGGGAGTCACCTGGATGATGCACTGGCAGCTGCTACACACCAGTGTCCTCACCACACACCAGCTATTAGGATCACACAACAGGCAGTGAAAAGAATTCAGCTCAGGGGGGGGGGacaaaacacaagaaaaaatgtAGGGTATAGGCCCTTTAATGATAAGTTATTATTGTGCGGTTATTGTGCAATTATTATGATTAATATCATTCCTTAGAGGTTTAAGACAGGGGGAAATATCAGTGAATGAAAGCCTCGTAATAAACAGTGTCccattattataattaaatctCCCATATTCAGAAATCGGAGGGAAACCTGAGCTGCGTTTTAATGCGTTCCACTCCATCCACGGTCTGATAAAGTTTTATTTGTGCACTTTCTTTTAGAGACGCTAGAGGGTGCTGCAAGGCAGCGATTGAGCAAATATTTTCTGCTTTATATCCCCAAATAACCCATGAAGACTTGGGAAGTGACCAGAATGTGAACAGGCTGAAGTactcagatttattttttaatatgtctTACTGTAAACAGTGTTTCCTGATTCTAAAGAGGGTCCTGACCCACACCTCGTCCAGCACCAAACCCGAGAGACACTGCTGTGAACCTGCCGGGTTTAGAGCTGCTTTCGGTTTACAGAATAGATCAGAGATGTGCTCCTGCTCAACGTAAAGATAATTCTTCCCCAAAAAATCTGCACGGTGTTATTTagatctgaaacacacactgactctctctctctctctctctctctctctctctctctctctctagatcaGATAACTGATGGTTTTGTGAGTCTGAGGGTGATCAGTAAACAGAACAGATCTCAGTTCTCTGCTCTGTGTGGGGGAGTGAGTTTTCCCTGGAGAACCGAGGCCCTGCAGGGACACATAGAggtactaacacacacattcatatcaACAGGAACAGAGCACATTCATTAGTGCTGGtcttaatgttattttttgagGAAAGTGACAGTAAACCCCTCAGCTGGTCattattctattatttttttaaaataatattaaataataatgtttgtaacaaattaaaaaataataaaaaagagcaCTTTTTACATTTGAATCCCTGCAGTGAATAATTCACTTGTTTTACCCAGATTTAAGATTCACTCTTCCCCCACtcttctttattaataaaaataaacttaatgATAGTAAtaagttgttttatttaaaattctcCCATTTTAACACTTATTAACAACTAAATAGTCTTTGATTTGTAATATTAATTAACGTGTAAGATTAGCGCCCTAATTTTAGCCCATTAGATGAAACTTGCTGATATGGATATTTCCCTGTTTGTGTCTTCCTCCGCAGGGCTGCTGTACGCTGACCCTCACTGTTTTGGATGAAGCCGGGTTTCCGTTCTGGTGCGTCTCGGCTCCTGTAGCTGTGACTAAATCAGTCGAAATGGAGGTTCTGTACGACTGCAGTGGAGACGGTGCATGTTTACGATACGAGGACAAAGAGGGGAAGGTGGAGGTCCAGCTGCAGTGGGTGGAGGATCAGAAACAGTATTTTATCGTCAACCTCGTCATATCACTCTCCCTCGGTAAAATCAATAAGCACTTTGGGAGAAATTACTGAGACTCCATAGAAACTTACAGCTGACATCAGTTCAGAAAAGTctcagtgtgttactgtgtttatttaagatggacttggtgtgcaaataaatacatttgtgtatATAAATGAAGGAAAATTAAGGCCGTCCACACAGacctgtttattaaaaaaaaaaaaaagatattttccTTTCTTAGATTTGAAAATATCCCCATCCAGACAAGTCTGAAAACTGCTGccttatcatgccagtccagaagggggccatagtacctcttaaagagatgtagtgcactatgcaaGTCAAATtgctgaatctagatcttaatagtgcattatatatttctaatacagccTCATTTATACTTATTCATATTTAGGGGATGAGGAGGTATTTGCATTTCAGCTAGAGACAGGCACGCTGTGTGATATCAGCGTTTATGAAAATATCGTCCACATGAGAACAGTGACAATGACGTTTTCAAAAATCTCTATCTTGGAGAGCTTTTTCAAAAACCTCCGTTCAGTGACCTACAACCAAGTTTTTAACAATAAACAGATCTGTGTGGACTGGGCCTAAAGGAGCCATCAGTCATATTTCCCACTGATTCTTCTTGACATCATGAAACAGACGATATATATGGACTCCTAGTGTCCTGGACCCATCGTGAAGTGCTtgcagaaaaatgaattaatatgtAGCTGAGTTTTTATGTACATtgtgttttatatcatttaacAACAGCGATGAGTTAAAGCAACTGCATCCCATTTTCAAATTAAACGTATGCTTGTTGCATccaaaaatgttgaaaatgaactaaatttgtgtgtttttctacaaaagaaaagaaaacaatggaGTAGGAGGCATTTCTCAGGAGTAGGAGACATTTAGCGTGGTCAGCATTCTTCTTCCTCAACGCTGATGACCAAAGACAGTAGTTAAACGTTTAATGGCAGATTGTAGATTGATTTTATTGCTGACTCTACAACACACTTCCAGCGCTGGAATGGCTTTTGGCTCCAGAATTTGATTGGAGCCGTTCagaaatgaacataaacaagcCCCTATGGCGGTGTTATAATGGAACAGCCTTTGCGTTCCTGTCCTCCGAGGTCAGCGTGACCTTGAAGAGCTGCTTTTCTCAGGTCTATCTCTGGCATTTCCATTTCCTCTGTGTTATTAAGGCCCAGCGAAGGCCACAGAGCAGCGGCTGTCACCAGCGTATGACAGAGTGAGTAACTGGATTGTAGCTTGTACTGTTCGCCTCAAGGTTAACCACTCCTTATCTTAGACCAACGTCCCGAACACGCAGCGCTAGATATGAGGTCCTGCAGTTTATCAGAGCCTCCCGCCACAGCCAGTTTATCTGTAGTTAAAGCCACTCTCTCCGTTTGACCTTCAGGAGCCGTAAGTCACCTGGTGCCTCCGGAGAACCTTGAGAGAAGcaatttttcacatttattacAAGTTAAGCAGAACCTCCTGACCTTTACACGCTTTACACCCGCAGATAAAAGTGAAAAGTTTGCTGTGATGATGCTGTTAAAGGAGGCTTATATAACATACAAGTTATGCAAGTTTATCAAAGGTATCCAAACATGCCAAGCCTGGACTAGAGGGGAATAAAAGCCCCCCAGCGTCGGGCTGTGGAGCCAAGGaactgttctctgcagtgatggagctccatccgaTGTCTGTGGGATGACACTAATCATTGGGAGAGAGAAGAAACATTGCTAAATTCAaatcaaagtttaaaaaaaaatcaacatagAATACAGTCGACATTAGCAAATGtataaaacgtatttatatatatatttatttatttatgggggTATAAAAACCaaaatacagattcaaaatAAGCATTAAACAATATGA is a window of Hoplias malabaricus isolate fHopMal1 chromosome 1, fHopMal1.hap1, whole genome shotgun sequence DNA encoding:
- the fbxo15 gene encoding F-box only protein 15 isoform X1 is translated as MPPKSLKHPQRRSRFSVKTSVNYIERMPPEVILKILCYLDAGSLFCLGFVNKHFQQLANDNALWYRFYAGQQAKEKKRRLIDELTDGLGAADIQEKPEGHWRRLFFKQLTGHSENWRRKLKAIHAYTGLPSQTEHILRSMCVRWTMTVMDKRGRLSTFEQNGVHFSSAAVTVLWNKGEWPCIDHLSEIQLHGVVRVPLKCPNEYKPGWRSLVTKVVLNKDKGTWCGSDRMVKLLYLEQGITVGIWQEQREIAFVLANLHHHQLVERSLLGSSTMQHHPAERVASFDDVDPEYGLHGYTAHFELHNTVESITSARFSQMFCRKDQITDGFVSLRVISKQNRSQFSALCGGVSFPWRTEALQGHIEGCCTLTLTVLDEAGFPFWCVSAPVAVTKSVEMEVLYDCSGDGACLRYEDKEGKVEVQLQWVEDQKQYFIVNLVISLSLGKINKHFGRNY
- the fbxo15 gene encoding F-box only protein 15 isoform X2 — encoded protein: MPPKSLKHPQRRSRFSVKTSVNYIERMPPEVILKILCYLDAGSLFCLGFVNKHFQQLANDNALWYRFYAGQQAKEKKRRLIDELTDGLGAADIQEKPEGHWRRLFFKQLTGHSENWRRKLKAIHAYTGLPSQTEHILRPGWRSLVTKVVLNKDKGTWCGSDRMVKLLYLEQGITVGIWQEQREIAFVLANLHHHQLVERSLLGSSTMQHHPAERVASFDDVDPEYGLHGYTAHFELHNTVESITSARFSQMFCRKDQITDGFVSLRVISKQNRSQFSALCGGVSFPWRTEALQGHIEGCCTLTLTVLDEAGFPFWCVSAPVAVTKSVEMEVLYDCSGDGACLRYEDKEGKVEVQLQWVEDQKQYFIVNLVISLSLGKINKHFGRNY